One stretch of Cottoperca gobio chromosome 18, fCotGob3.1, whole genome shotgun sequence DNA includes these proteins:
- the batf2 gene encoding uncharacterized protein batf2 encodes MSPLFMEIGSELNSLGSVSAEESNTAGSEREGEGEQVGNRRTKRNRDAARKSRKKQTERADELHEELQCLERSNSSLKKEIAALKKDLHLHTSALERHTPCFLKDFASSPPGAPPRTSSSTFAATSLSTSRVVLQTRDCVETVTCSPPPAPTTATLASPGGSTEVFSSSSSVTALHSACFSAVPAPHSLFSEDPPSLITSRANVPPVCTSLVSNPVPCSSLPAAAQPQSGQRHIHESSSLSANACFSPLDAFLMKQASFLTASSKVEPPYSYLVAKNAGLVAQGGPMNVQLHPGQLSRNSRPTLQDPAPQSLPASPPALDLALKPNYSRQVEFNSASLLSLLTVPSPLYVPQTTTSSFDGPLPQTPPSLPRGDPSRDLSLSEFLEFNDWILGGTSH; translated from the exons ATGTCCCCGTTATTCATGGAGATCGGGTCCGAGCTCAACAGCCTCGGCTCGGTGTCAGCCGAGGAGAGCAACACCGCTGGATCG gagagagaaggagagggagaacaggTGGGAAACAGAAGAACAAAGAGGAACAGAGACGCTGCGAGGAAGAGCCGGAAAAAACAAACGGAGAGAGCAGACGAACTTCATGAG GAGCTCCAGTGTCTGGAACGATCAAATTCATCCCTTAAAAAGGAGATTGCCGCATTGAAAAAAGACCTCCATCTCCATACGTCGGCTCTGGAGCGCCACACACCGTGCTTCCTCAAAGACTTTGCATCCAGCCCTCCTGGAGCCCCCCCCCGGACCTCAAGCTCCACTTTTGCTGCTACTTCCCTCTCTACCTCCAGGGTGGTGCTCCAAACCAGGGACTGTGTTGAAACAGTCACCTGTTCACCTCCTCCGGCTCCAACGACTGCAACATTAGCCTCACCTGGTGGCTCGACTGAagtcttctcttcctccagctccGTGACGGCTCTTCACTCTGCCTGTTTCTCTGCAGTCCCGGCTCCCCACTCTTTGTTTAGCGAAGATCCTCCTTCTCTAATCACATCGAGGGCAAATGTTCCGCCTGTCTGCACCAGCCTTGTTTCAAACCCCGTACCCTGCAGCTCGCTCCCCGCAGCTGCTCAGCCTCAATCTGGCCAACGACACATCCATGAAAGCTCTTCACTGTCAGCAAATGCTTGTTTCTCTCCACTGGATGCTTTTCTGATGAAACAAGCTTCTTTTCTAACGGCTTCATCTAAAGTGGAGCCCCCTTACTCCTATTTAGTGGCGAAAAACGCAGGTTTAGTAGCGCAAGGCGGTCCCATGAATGTGCAGCTTCATCCGGGTCAGTTGAGCAGAAACTCAAGACCAACTCTTCAAGATCCTGCTCCTCAGTCCCTCCCAGCGTCGCCTCCTGCCTTGGATTTAGCCTTGAAGCCAAATTATAGTCGACAAGTGGAATTCAATTCTGCGTCTCTGCTGTCCCTGCTCACTGTCCCGAGTCCCCTTTATGTGCCTCAGACTACCACCAGCAGCTTTGATGGACCTCTCCCTCAAACCCCACCCTCGCTGCCACGGGGGGATCCCTCAAGagatctctctctttctgagtTTCTCGAGTTCAATGACTGGATACTAGGTGGGACTAGTCACTAG